The sequence below is a genomic window from Amycolatopsis sulphurea.
TGCAGACCGTGCTGACCTGCTGTGAACGGCTGATCGCGGCGCTCGCCCGCGACGGCGAACGGGACGACCTGACCGTGGAGTCGCTGTGGACGACCGCGCTGCTGTCCTACGCGCGATGCTTCGCCCGTGGCCCGCTGACCGACGAGGACGTCACCTCGACCCGGTTGCGCGGCGAAGTCCTGGAGTGGCACAAGGTTTTGCGGAAGCTGCGCAAGCACTACGCCGACCCCTCCCGCAACCCGCGCGAGCAGTTCGCGGTCGGTGCCGCGCAGGACGCCGGAGGACACGCCGCCGGCATCGCCGTCACCTCCACCCCGCACGCCGCGCTGGACGACACCACCGTCCGCCAGACCGGCGCGCTGGCCTACGAACTCAGCGGGATCGTGGAACGCCGGATCACCGAGCATCAGGACCGGCTGCGCCGCGCGACGGGGTCGATGTCCGTTGCGGAGCTGGAGAAACTGCCGTTGATCGAAGTCTCCCCCGAGCGCCTCTGACCTGGCGGACCCGCAGGGTCCCGGCAAAGTCGGTCGAGGACCCGTGACCAGCGGAGGTGTTCGAGACGCGCGACCACCACGCGGTGTGCGCCAGACCTGTCCCGGGTCCGTGAAGGGGCCCTTCACAGACTCAGCATCCAGGGCCTCGGCAAAGTTGGTCGAGGGCCCGTGATCAGCAGACAGAGCCGTGGCTGCCCGACCGGTTTCGGGTCCGTGAAGGGGCCCTTCACAGCCCTCCACAGCTGCGCAGGGCCCTCCACACCGACTTTGCCGACGCCCTGTCCCGGACCTGCCGGACCCGGGTCAGCGGGACCTACTTGAGCCCGGACTTCTCCATCAGCGGCACGAGCTTGTCGAGCGCGTAGAGCTGCGCGCCCGGGGTGCCGGCGGAGAACGCGTTGGACAGCTCCCCGTCGATCACGATCGAGCGGTTGTCCTTGACCGCCGGGATCAGTGTCCACTGTGGATCGCCGTCGATCTGCTTGCGGTCGATGAAGATCGGGAACGCGACGATCAGGTTCGCGTCCAGAAGACCGAGCTGCTCGTCGGAGATCGAGGCGGAGAACCCGCCCGAGTTCGGCTTGAGCTTCGCGATCGAGGGCGACTGCGTGAAGCCGAGTTTCTGCAGGAACCCGAGGCGCACGTCGCCCTCGGTGTAGGCGCCCCAGCCCTCCGCGGTGCGGGTCGCCACCGTGACCGACTTGCCCTTCCACGCGGGGTGCGCCGCGGCCGCCGCGGCAAAAGCCTTGTCCACCTTGGCGAGCAGCTCGTCACCCTGCTTCTTCGCGCCGAGCGCGGCGGCGATGGTCTTGGTCTCCTGCTCGGCGGAGGTCAGGTAGTTGTCCGCCCCGGCCGGGACCCCGACCGTGGTCGCGATCTTCGAGAGCAGGTCGTGCCGCTTCTGATCACCGGAGCCGCGCACGTCGAGAATCAGGTCGGGCTTGAGCGCGGCGATCTTCTCGTAGCTCGGTTCGAGCGTCTGGATCAGCTGCGGCGGGGTCTGGTACTTGGCCGCGTCCCACGGGCCGACGCCGGTGCCGCCGAACTGCAGCCAGTCCGACGCCCCGACCGGCTGGACGCCCAGCTCCAGCGCCGTCTCCGCGTCACCCCAGCCGAGCGCGACCACGCGTTCGGGCTTCTTCTCCACGGTGACGTCGCCGAACTTCGTCGGCACGGTGACCGGGAACGCGGACCCGTCGGCCGCCGCGGCGCCATCGGCGGGCTTGGCGGGCTCCGTCCCGCTCGAACACGCGCTCAGCAGGAGCAGTGCGGCAGCGGACACCGCACCGAGGAGGGAGGGTTTGTTCACGATGACGACGGACCTTTCTCCCGGGCGCCGCGAAACCCGGCGCCGAACCGGACACGAGGTTAGCCTAACCTCATTCCGGCACGACGCCGTCGGCGGCCCCGGCCGACCCGCCTCGGCGCCCGGTCAGCCCGAGAACAACTGCCGCCACTGCTCCAGCGACCGCGGCCGGAACACGAAGTTGGCCGCCTTCACCCGCGACAGCGCGGCCGAGGGCTCCGGCGAGTACTGGTGCCCGGGGTAGACCACCGGGTCGCCGGGCAGCCCGGCGAGGCCCTGCAGGCTGCGGAAGATCTCGTCCGCATCGCCGCCGGGCAGGTCGGTGCGGCCGCAGCCTTCGAGGAACAGCGTGTCCCCGGTGATCAGCCGGTCGCCGATCAACAGGCACTGGCTGCCCTGGGTGTGCCCGGGCGTGTGCAGCAGCCGGATGTCGATCGAGCCGACACTCAGCACATCGTCGTGCTCGTGCGCGCGCAGGTCGGCCTCGGGCACGCCGGTGACCCGGCGGACCCACTCCCGTTCCACCGCGTTGACGTGCACCGGCACCGGCGCTTCGGCGAGCAGCTCGGCGATCCCGGGCAGCGGAATGCCCATCAGGTCGCCGCCGACGTGGTCGGCGTGGTAGTGCGTGGCGATCGCGCCGGTCAGCCGCATCCCGTCCGCTTCGAGCAGGGCCACCAGGTCGCGCACCGCGTAGGCCGGGTCGACCACCACCGCTTCCCCGGTCTCCCGGTCGCCGACGAGGTAGGCGAAGTTCCTCATCTGGGTCGCGACCGGATCGCCGGCCGCGAAGTCCCGGCCGGCGAGCAACTGGCGGAAGTACAGCTGATCTGCCATGCCCGCAGCCTATCGGCCGGGCCGGCGAGTCCGGGCGGCGCGCGCCGATCACGACCGGCATAGGGTCGACGCCATGGTGTGGGGATTCCTGGGCGCGTTGCTTTCAGCCGTCGCCTACGGCGTCGCTTCGGTGATGCAGGCGGTGGCGGCGAAAGCGACGCCGGACGCCGGCGCGGGCAGGGTGTCGGCAAAGTCGGTGTGGAAGTCCGTGAAGGGGCCCCTCACAGACTCTGAGTCCGTGAAGGGCCCCTTCACGGACCCGAAACCGGTCCGGCGCACGCCACGAGGTGGTCGCACACACCTCCGCATCGCCCGGGTCCGCGACCAACTTGCCGGAACGCCGGACGCCGGCGCGGGCGTCGATCCGCGGCTGCTGCTGCGGGTGCTCCGGCAGTGGAAGTTCGTGGTCGGGCTGGGGCTCGACGTCCTCGGGTTCGTCGCGCAGATCGGTGCGCTGCACGTGCTTCCGCTTTTCGTGGTCCAGGCGACGCAGGCCGCCAGCCTCGCGGTGACGGCGGTGGCCGTGCGGGTATTCGGCGTCCGGCTGGGTGCGCGCGAGTGGACCGCGGTCGCGGTGGTCTGCGCGGGGCTGGCGTTGCTCGGCTCGTCCGCGGAAAGCGAAGGGGCGAACGAGGTCGGTCTCGGTTTCCGGCTCGCTCTGATCGGCACGGTCGTGGTGCTCGGGGTGGCCGGGCTGGCCGCGGGCAAAGCCGGGCGCCGGATCCGGACGCCCGCGCTCGGGCTGGTCGCCGGGCTGTGCTTCGGCGTGGTCGCGGTGAGCGGCCGGGTGATCCCGAGCCTCGCCCCGCTGGACCTGCTGCGCGATCCCGCGCTGTACGTGGTGGCCGTCGCGGGCGGCCTGGCGATGTTGTTCTACGCCACGGCATTGCAGCGCGGCAGCGTGACCACCTCGACCGCGATGATGGTGCTCGGCGAGACCGTGCTGCCCTCCCTGATCGGCGTCGTGCTCCTCGGCGACCGCACCCGGCCGGGATTCCTGGTGGTGGCGCTGGCCGGGTTCGTGCTCGCGGTCGCGGCGGCGCTCGCGCTGGCCCGGTTCGGCGAGCCGACGCCGATCGAGCAGGCCCCCGAACCGGCCGAGCACTGACTCGGTGTTCAGCCGCGGTTGCGCCGCCATTGGCTGGACAGCAGCCACATCAGGTACAGCCCGCCGATCGCGGCGGTGGCGATACCCACCGGCAGGCCCTCCTCGCCGAACACGACCCGGGTCACCAGATCGCTCGCGACCAGCAGCAGCGCCCCCATCAGCGCCGAGCACACCAGGACCGGCTGCGCCGCGCGTGTGAGCCGTTTCGCCAGCTGTGGCGCGGAAAGCGCGACGAAGGAGATCGGTCCGGCCGCCGCCGTGGCGACCGCGCAGAGCACCACCGCGGCGACGATCAGCAGCGTCCGGCTGCGTTCCACCGGCACGCCGAGGCCTTTGGCCGCGTCGTCGCCCATCTCCAGCAGGGAGAGCCGCCGCCCGAGGCCGAAGGCCACCGGCAGCAGCACCGCCACGACCACCGCGAGCGGGACGGCCTCCTCCCAGCCACGGCCGTTGAGCCCGCCCACCTGCCAGGCCTGCGCCGAAAAGGCGTCCTGCAGCGAGGCGCGGGTGACCAGGTACGAGTTCGCCGCGAGCAGCATCGCGGCCATCCCGATGCCCACCAGGATCAGCCGGAAGCCCTGAACGCCGCGGCGGTAGGCGAGCAGCCCGACCACCAGCGCGGTGAGTATTCCCCCGGCCAGCGCGCCGAGCGCGACCTGCCCGGAATCGCCGTGTGCCAGCACGATCACCAGCAGCGCGCCGGTAGCCGAGCCCTGGGTGAAACCGATCACGTCCGGGCTGCCCAGCGGATTGCCGGACAGGCTCTGCAGGATCCCGCCGCTCACCGCGAGCGCGGCGCCGACCAGCACCGCGAGCACCAGCCGTGGCAGCCGGAGCGTGGTCACGATGAACTCGGTGCCGGAATCGCCGAAGCCGAACAGCGTCTTGACCACGTCCGCCACCGACAGCGGATAGTCCCCGGTGGTCATGCTCACCGCGGCCAGCGCGAACACCAGGACCAGGAGCACGATCGCGGTGACCAGCGCCCGCGGCCGCACCCGGACCGCCGCGGGCCGCTCCCGCAGGGCGGTCACAGCCGCGCCAGCTTCCGCCGCCGGCACAGCGCCAGGAACACCGGCGCGCCGAGGAACGCGGTGACGATGCCGACCTGCAGCTCCTCCGGCGGGTTCAGCACCCGGCCCACGACGTCCGAACCGAGCAGCAACACCGGGGAGAGCACCATCGAGTAGGGCAGCACCCAGCGCTGGTCCGGGCCGACCAGGATCCGCACCATCTGCGGGACGGCCAGCCCGATGAACGTGATCGGCCCGATCGCCGCGGTCGAGGCGCCGCACAGCAGGGTCACCGCGACCGCGCCGAGCACCCGGGTCCGGCCGGGCCGCGCGCCCAGTGCCCGCCCGGTCTGCTCGCCGAGCGCGAGCGCGTTCAGTGGCCGCGCCAGCAGCAGGGCCAGCACGATCCCCACGGCCACGAACGGCGCGATCTGCACCAGCACGTCCGCCCGGCGGCCGCTGAGCGAGCCGACGTTCCAGAACCGGAACTGGTTGAAGGTGTTCGGGTCGAGCAGCAGGATCGCGCTCAGGTACGCCTGCAGCACGGCGGTGAGCGCGGCGCCGGACATCACCAGCCTGTCCGGGCTGGCTCCGGCCCGGCCCGTCGTGCCCAGCACGTACACCACCACCGAGGCCACGGCCGCGCCGAGGAAGGCGAACCAGACGTAGCCGAGCACGCCGCTGACCCCGAAGAACGCGATCGCGGACACCACCGCGGCGGAGGCGCCGTTGTTCACCCCGAGCAGCCCGGGATCGGCCAGCGGGTTGCGGGTCAACGCTTGCATCACCGCGCCGGCCAGCCCGAGCGCCGCGCCGACGAGCGCGCCCAGCAGCGTCCGCGGGATGCGCTGATCGTGGATGATCACGGCGTCCGCGCTGCCGTCGGCGTGCCAGAGCACCGACCAGATCGAGCCGAACGGGATGCTCTTCGAACCGATCCAGACGCTCACGAGCATGATGAGCACGAGCGCGGCGAACGCCACGATCAGCCCGGTACCACGCGCCGTCCGGCCACGCCGGACCGGCGGGCCCACCGGCGCCGGTGGGCTCACGCTGACAACCACGACACCTCCGGGGAACAGGGCAGCAAAGCTTAGACTAACCTAACCTTTCCACGACGAGTGACACGGTGGTGCCGGTGACCACGGCGGGCACTGACGCAGGGCTGTGAAGGGGCCCTTCACGGACTCTGAGTCCGTGAAGGGCCCCTTCACAGCCTTCGCCGAGAGCCTCGGGGCCCGCCGGAAAGAGTCGTCGGCGGACCGATGAGTTTCCGGGCCAGGCGTCGTTCCACCTCCCGTAAGCGCTGCCAGCAGGGCAGACTCGCACCGGAGGGAATCCGCCATGACCGGAATGGAGCAGCTCATCGCCGCCGACCCCGAGTTCGCCGCGCGCGCCGACCAGCACCGCCGCGAACTGCACGTGCACTGTTACCGGATGCTCGGTTCGTTCGAGGACGCCGACGACGCCGTACAGGACACGATGCTGCGCGCATGGCGTTCGCGCGAGCAGTACGAGGACGGCACCAACCTGCGTGCCTGGCTGTACCGGGTGGCCACGACGGCGTGTCTCGACGCGATCCGCCGCCGCGGCCGTCAGGTTCCGGCGCTGACCTCGTTCGCCGAAGTGCCGTGGCTGCAGCCGTATCCGGACCGGCTGCTCGACGAAGCACCCGAGGAAGCCGCGGTGGCGCGCGAGACGATCGAACTCGGATTCCTCGCCGTGCTGCAGTTCCTGCCCCCGCAGCAACGCGCCGTGTTCATCCTGCGCGAGGTACTGGACTGGCCGGCCGCCGAGACCGCGACGCTGCTGGAAAGCAGCGTGCCGTCGGTGAACAGCGCGCTCCAGCGGGCGCGCGCCACCATGCGGGACCGGCTGCCCGCGCGCTCTGCCGAATGGGTGACCGACGATCCGACCACCGAGGAACGCGAACTCGTGCGGAAGCTCGCCCGCGCCCACGAGGAGTGCGACACCAGCGCGTTCACCACGCTGATCCGCGACGACGTGCGCGTGACCATGCCGCCGAACCCGGATTGCTACGACGGCCTCGCCTCGATGGCGCCGCTGCACGAGATCGCCTTCGGCCCGGACCGGATGGGCGACTGGCGGCTGGTCACCACGCGTGCGAACCGCCAGCCCACCCTGGCCAGCTATCTGCGCCGTCCCGGGGACACCGTCTTCCGCGCGTTCAAGCTCGACGTCATGCGCATGCGCGAAGGCAAGGTCGCCGAATTCACCACGTTCGACGCAACGCTGTTCCCCGCGTTCGGCCTCGCCGCCACCTACTGACCCTGATTTGACACTGATTCCGGAGGTTCCAATGCCCACCACGATGACTCCTGACCGTGCGCTGGCCTTCCTCGCCGAAGGCACCCGCAGCGCGGTGCTCGCCACCGTCCGTCCGGACGGACGCCCGCACGCGGTGCCGCTCTGGTACGCGGTCGACGGCTCCGACGTGCTGCTGAATCTCAGCCGGGACAGCGTCAAGGGACGCAACCTGGACAACACGCCGACGCTGGCGCTGACCGTGCACGACGACGTGGCGCCGTACTCGTTCGTCACCGTCGAGGGCGACGGCGAGATCGTCGCCGACCCGGCGCAGGTCCGCGCGGGCGCCGAGGCAATCGCCCGGCGGTACCTGCCCGCCGAGGCCAGGGACGGATACGTCGGCTACGCCGTCTCGCCGGGGAAGGTCCTGGTACGCGTCCGTCCGGCCCGGCTGACCGGCGTCGACGCCGTAGCCGGCTGAGTCGACCTCGCTACCGGAATGGCCGCGCGGGTCAGTGTTCGGTGACGTGGCCGCGGTCGACTGCGAGGCGGCGGGTGACCGAGACGGCGTCCAGCATCCGGCGGTCGTGGGTGACCAGCAGCAGAGTGCCCGGGTATTCGTCCAAAGCGGACTCGAGCTGTTCGATCGCGGGCAGGTCGAGGTGGTTGGTCGGCTCGTCCAGCACCAGCAGGTTGACCCCGCGGGCCTGCAGCAGGGCCAGCGCGGCCCGGGTGCGCTCGCCGGGCGAGAGCGTGCCGGCCGGGCGCAGCACGTGCGCCGCCTTGAGACCGAATTTCGCCAGCAGAGTGCGCACTTCCGCGTCCGCGAACGCAGGCACCTCGCGCGAGAATGCCTCGGCCAGCGGCACCTCCCCCAGGAACAACCGTCGAGCCTGGTCGACCTCGCCGACCACGACGCCGGGACCGAGCGCGGCGTTGCCCTCGTCGAGCGGCACCCGGCCGAGCAACGCGGCCAGCAGCGTGGTCTTGCCCGCGCCGTTCGCCCCGGTGATCGCGACCTTGTCCGCCCAGTCCACCTGGAGATCCACCGGGCCGAGCGTGAACCCGCCGCGGCGCACGACCGCCCCGCGCAGCGTGGCGACGACCGCACCGGCGCGTGGGGCCGCGGCGATCTCCATCCGCAGCTCCCATTCCTTCCGCGGCTCCTCGACCACCTCCAGCCGCTCGATCATCCGGTCGGTCTGCCGGGCCTTCGACGCCTGTTTCTCGGTGGCCTCACTGCGGAACTTGCGGCCCACCTTGTCGTTGTCGGGGGCCTTGCGCCGGGCGTTCTTCACGCCCTTCTCCATCCACGCCCGCTGCGTGCTCGCCCGGGATTCCAGCGCGGTGCGGGTGTTCGCGTACTCCTCGTAGTCCTCCCGCGCATGCCGCCGCGCGACCGCGCGTTCCTCCAAATAGGACTCGTACCCGCCGCCGTACGCCCGCACCTGACGCTGGGCCAAGTCCAGCTCCACCACGCGATCCACGGTGCGGGCAAGGAACTCCCGGTCGTGACTCACCAGCACGGTCCCGGCACGCAGCCCGGTGACGAACCGCTCCAGCCGGGCCAGCCCGTCCAGGTCGAGATCGTTCGTGGGCTCGTCAAGCAGGAACACGTCATATCGGCTCAACAGCAGCGACGCCAGCCCGGCGCGGGCCGCCTGCCCACCGGACAGCGACGTCATCGGCTGGTCGAGACCGACGGTCAGGCCGAGGTCCGCGGCCACCTCGGCGGCGCGGTCGTCGAGGTCGGCGCCGCCCAGCGCGAGCCAGCGGTCGAGCGCGGTGCCGTACGCGTCGTCGGCGCCTTCCGCCCCGGCCGTGAGCGCTTCGGTGGCGGCGTCGAGGGCGGCCTGCGCCTCTGCCACCCCGGTGCGGCGGGCGAGGAACTCGCGCACCGCTTCGCCCGCGCGCCGTTCCGGCTCCTGCGGGAGGTGGCCGACCGTGGCGGCCGGCGGGTTCAGGCGGATCTCCCCCGACTCCGGCCGGGCCAGCCCCGCCAGCGTGCGCAGCAGCGTGGACTTGCCCGCCCCGTTGACCCCGACCAGCCCGATCACGTCACCCGGGGCGACGACCAGATCGAGTCCGGCGAAGAGAACGCGATCACCGTGGCCCGCGGCCAGGTCCTTCGCGACGAGTGTGGCGCTCATGTCGCGGCCGAGTCTACGGGCACCGCCGCGAGCGGCCGCAGCGTGTGTGTCGAGTGGCGTCATGGTCACTCCCAGTGGGTACCCTGGGCGGGTTGTCGGGGCAGAAAGCAGTCGTATACAGCAGTGAGGTCGGTGAAGAGCAATGGCGGATCCCGCCCCTTCGGTCACTCTCGGTGAGCGGAGGAAGCCGCGCGGCGCGGCGCCCCGCCCGAAGGTGAGCAGGCGCCGGGAGGTGAGCCACGCCAGCGCCCGGTCGTTGCTGATGACCGTGCTCGGCGAGTACGTGCTGCCCCGCGACCGTCCGGTGTGGACTTCGATCCTGGTGGAGGCGCTGGGCCTGCTGGAGGTCGAAGAGAAGTCCGCCCGGCAGGCCCTGGCCCGATCGTCGGCCGAGGGCTGGCTGGTGTCCGAACGGGTCGGCCGCCGCGTGCGCTGGTCCCTGACCCCGCCCGGCCGCAGGCTCCTCACCGAGGGCGCCGACCGGATCTACGCCTTCGGCCGCGACGCGCACGGCTGGCAAGGCCGCTGGCTGATGCTGATCGTCTCGGTCCCCGAGGCGAAGCGGGATCTGCGGCACCGCCTGCGCACCCGCCTCACCTGGGCCGGCTTCGGCTCCCCCGTGGCAGGCGTGTGGGTCAGCCCGGACCCCCGCCGCGAACGCGAGGCCCAGCAGATCGTCGCCGAACTCGGCCTCGATGCCCAGGCGATGTCGTTCACCGCCGCCTACGGCGAAATCGGCGGCGAGGAGGGCATGGTCGCGCGTTCGTGGGACCTGTCGGAGCTGACCGACCGGTACGAGGACTTCATCGACCGGTTCACCGGCCTGAGCCCGTCCGGCGGCCGCCCCGTGCTGCGCGCCCAAACTGAACTGGTGCACGAATGGCGCCGCTTCCCGTTCCTCGACCCGCAACTCCCCGGCGCCCTGCTCCCCGCCGGCTGGAGCGGCACGAAGGCCGCCGAACTCTTCCACCGCAAGCACGTCGAGTGGCGCCCCGGCGCGCAGGCGTACTGGGACGACCTGATCGAGACCGAGGACCGCGGGGTTTGAGCCCGACCCCCGCCTGCGCTGTTGTGGCGCGTTCGCGCAGGTGGGGGGCGGTAGGGCGACCTCCCCGCGAGGGAGGCGGAGGGACCCGCTAGAGTATTCAGTACGCACTTCACGGGAGCCCGGCGACGGGATTCGGGAGGGGTGTTGAGTCCGGGCTGTGGCGCAGTTTGGTAGCGCACTTGACTGGGGGTCAAGGGGTCGCAGGTTCAAATCCTGTCAGCCCGACCGG
It includes:
- a CDS encoding RNA polymerase subunit sigma-70 gives rise to the protein MTGMEQLIAADPEFAARADQHRRELHVHCYRMLGSFEDADDAVQDTMLRAWRSREQYEDGTNLRAWLYRVATTACLDAIRRRGRQVPALTSFAEVPWLQPYPDRLLDEAPEEAAVARETIELGFLAVLQFLPPQQRAVFILREVLDWPAAETATLLESSVPSVNSALQRARATMRDRLPARSAEWVTDDPTTEERELVRKLARAHEECDTSAFTTLIRDDVRVTMPPNPDCYDGLASMAPLHEIAFGPDRMGDWRLVTTRANRQPTLASYLRRPGDTVFRAFKLDVMRMREGKVAEFTTFDATLFPAFGLAATY
- a CDS encoding FecCD family ABC transporter permease, whose translation is MSPPAPVGPPVRRGRTARGTGLIVAFAALVLIMLVSVWIGSKSIPFGSIWSVLWHADGSADAVIIHDQRIPRTLLGALVGAALGLAGAVMQALTRNPLADPGLLGVNNGASAAVVSAIAFFGVSGVLGYVWFAFLGAAVASVVVYVLGTTGRAGASPDRLVMSGAALTAVLQAYLSAILLLDPNTFNQFRFWNVGSLSGRRADVLVQIAPFVAVGIVLALLLARPLNALALGEQTGRALGARPGRTRVLGAVAVTLLCGASTAAIGPITFIGLAVPQMVRILVGPDQRWVLPYSMVLSPVLLLGSDVVGRVLNPPEELQVGIVTAFLGAPVFLALCRRRKLARL
- a CDS encoding iron-siderophore ABC transporter substrate-binding protein, translating into MNKPSLLGAVSAAALLLLSACSSGTEPAKPADGAAAADGSAFPVTVPTKFGDVTVEKKPERVVALGWGDAETALELGVQPVGASDWLQFGGTGVGPWDAAKYQTPPQLIQTLEPSYEKIAALKPDLILDVRGSGDQKRHDLLSKIATTVGVPAGADNYLTSAEQETKTIAAALGAKKQGDELLAKVDKAFAAAAAAHPAWKGKSVTVATRTAEGWGAYTEGDVRLGFLQKLGFTQSPSIAKLKPNSGGFSASISDEQLGLLDANLIVAFPIFIDRKQIDGDPQWTLIPAVKDNRSIVIDGELSNAFSAGTPGAQLYALDKLVPLMEKSGLK
- a CDS encoding MBL fold metallo-hydrolase, which produces MADQLYFRQLLAGRDFAAGDPVATQMRNFAYLVGDRETGEAVVVDPAYAVRDLVALLEADGMRLTGAIATHYHADHVGGDLMGIPLPGIAELLAEAPVPVHVNAVEREWVRRVTGVPEADLRAHEHDDVLSVGSIDIRLLHTPGHTQGSQCLLIGDRLITGDTLFLEGCGRTDLPGGDADEIFRSLQGLAGLPGDPVVYPGHQYSPEPSAALSRVKAANFVFRPRSLEQWRQLFSG
- a CDS encoding PaaX family transcriptional regulator, translating into MADPAPSVTLGERRKPRGAAPRPKVSRRREVSHASARSLLMTVLGEYVLPRDRPVWTSILVEALGLLEVEEKSARQALARSSAEGWLVSERVGRRVRWSLTPPGRRLLTEGADRIYAFGRDAHGWQGRWLMLIVSVPEAKRDLRHRLRTRLTWAGFGSPVAGVWVSPDPRREREAQQIVAELGLDAQAMSFTAAYGEIGGEEGMVARSWDLSELTDRYEDFIDRFTGLSPSGGRPVLRAQTELVHEWRRFPFLDPQLPGALLPAGWSGTKAAELFHRKHVEWRPGAQAYWDDLIETEDRGV
- a CDS encoding FecCD family ABC transporter permease translates to MTALRERPAAVRVRPRALVTAIVLLVLVFALAAVSMTTGDYPLSVADVVKTLFGFGDSGTEFIVTTLRLPRLVLAVLVGAALAVSGGILQSLSGNPLGSPDVIGFTQGSATGALLVIVLAHGDSGQVALGALAGGILTALVVGLLAYRRGVQGFRLILVGIGMAAMLLAANSYLVTRASLQDAFSAQAWQVGGLNGRGWEEAVPLAVVVAVLLPVAFGLGRRLSLLEMGDDAAKGLGVPVERSRTLLIVAAVVLCAVATAAAGPISFVALSAPQLAKRLTRAAQPVLVCSALMGALLLVASDLVTRVVFGEEGLPVGIATAAIGGLYLMWLLSSQWRRNRG
- a CDS encoding PPOX class F420-dependent oxidoreductase; translated protein: MPTTMTPDRALAFLAEGTRSAVLATVRPDGRPHAVPLWYAVDGSDVLLNLSRDSVKGRNLDNTPTLALTVHDDVAPYSFVTVEGDGEIVADPAQVRAGAEAIARRYLPAEARDGYVGYAVSPGKVLVRVRPARLTGVDAVAG
- a CDS encoding ABC-F family ATP-binding cassette domain-containing protein encodes the protein MSATLVAKDLAAGHGDRVLFAGLDLVVAPGDVIGLVGVNGAGKSTLLRTLAGLARPESGEIRLNPPAATVGHLPQEPERRAGEAVREFLARRTGVAEAQAALDAATEALTAGAEGADDAYGTALDRWLALGGADLDDRAAEVAADLGLTVGLDQPMTSLSGGQAARAGLASLLLSRYDVFLLDEPTNDLDLDGLARLERFVTGLRAGTVLVSHDREFLARTVDRVVELDLAQRQVRAYGGGYESYLEERAVARRHAREDYEEYANTRTALESRASTQRAWMEKGVKNARRKAPDNDKVGRKFRSEATEKQASKARQTDRMIERLEVVEEPRKEWELRMEIAAAPRAGAVVATLRGAVVRRGGFTLGPVDLQVDWADKVAITGANGAGKTTLLAALLGRVPLDEGNAALGPGVVVGEVDQARRLFLGEVPLAEAFSREVPAFADAEVRTLLAKFGLKAAHVLRPAGTLSPGERTRAALALLQARGVNLLVLDEPTNHLDLPAIEQLESALDEYPGTLLLVTHDRRMLDAVSVTRRLAVDRGHVTEH